One genomic window of Halolamina sediminis includes the following:
- a CDS encoding winged helix-turn-helix domain-containing protein: MSERIGPIQGGDEGVEPADAFGLVANETRLAILEALWTADDSPVRFSALREVVGMRDSAQFNYHLDKLTDQFVRKVEDGYELRHAGEKVVQAVLAGSFTEHPTLDPIDVGDPCVNCGADLRATYEDERLSIACPDCGYGHGEYAFPPGGLTDRTDEEVLAAFDQRVRHLHCLAKDGVCPECSGRMETTVERAEDCCLGGSITATHRCSQCNHQLCSAVGLALLDDSVVVGFHREHGVSLSERPYWTLSWCVSDDAIELVGEQPQRFEVTIELDGEALTVTLDDDLNVLDADRSA; the protein is encoded by the coding sequence ATGAGCGAACGGATCGGGCCGATTCAGGGCGGTGACGAGGGCGTCGAGCCCGCCGACGCGTTCGGGCTCGTGGCCAACGAGACGCGGCTCGCGATCCTCGAAGCGCTGTGGACCGCTGACGACTCGCCGGTGCGGTTCTCGGCGCTGCGAGAGGTCGTGGGGATGCGCGACAGCGCGCAGTTCAACTACCACCTCGACAAGCTGACCGACCAGTTCGTCCGGAAAGTCGAGGACGGGTACGAACTCCGCCACGCCGGCGAGAAAGTGGTGCAGGCGGTGCTCGCGGGCTCGTTCACGGAGCACCCGACGCTCGACCCCATCGACGTGGGCGACCCCTGCGTGAACTGCGGCGCCGATCTCCGGGCGACCTACGAGGACGAGCGCCTCTCGATCGCCTGTCCCGACTGCGGCTACGGCCACGGCGAGTACGCGTTCCCGCCGGGGGGGCTCACCGACCGGACTGACGAGGAGGTACTCGCGGCGTTCGACCAGCGCGTCCGCCACCTCCACTGTCTCGCGAAAGACGGCGTCTGCCCGGAGTGCAGCGGGCGGATGGAAACCACCGTCGAGCGCGCCGAGGACTGCTGTCTCGGGGGGTCGATCACGGCGACCCACCGCTGCTCGCAGTGTAACCACCAGCTCTGCTCGGCGGTCGGCCTCGCGCTGCTTGACGACAGCGTGGTGGTCGGGTTCCACCGCGAACACGGCGTCTCGCTGTCGGAACGGCCGTACTGGACGCTGTCGTGGTGTGTCTCCGACGACGCGATCGAGCTCGTCGGCGAGCAGCCCCAGCGCTTCGAGGTGACGATCGAACTCGACGGCGAGGCGCTGACGGTGACGCTCGACGACGACCTGAACGTGCTCGACGCCGATCGGTCCGCCTGA